From a region of the Rhinopithecus roxellana isolate Shanxi Qingling chromosome 8, ASM756505v1, whole genome shotgun sequence genome:
- the LOC104682283 gene encoding elongin-C-like: MDEEKKTYGGCEGPDAVYVKSISPEGHEFTVKKEHALTSGTIKAVLSGPGKFAENKTDEVHFREIPSHVLSKVYACSLTNSSAEIPEFPVAPELALELLMAANFLDC; the protein is encoded by the exons ATGGATGAAGAGAAGAAAACCTACGGTGGCTGCGAAGGCCCTGATGCCGTGTATGTCAAATCGATATCACCTGAGGGCCATGAATTTACTGTAAAGAAAGAACATGCATTAACATCAGGCACGATAAAAGCCGTGTTGAGTGGCCCAGGTAAATTTGCTGAGAACAAAACCGATGAGGTCCATTTTAGAGAGATCCCTTCACATGTGCTATCAAAAGTATATGcat gtTCGCTAACTAACAGCTCCGCCGAGATTCCCGAATTCCCAGTTGCACCTGAACTTGCACTAGAACTGCTGATGGCTGCGAACTTCCTagattgttaa